From a region of the Catalinimonas alkaloidigena genome:
- a CDS encoding metallophosphoesterase family protein: MPSSRRSFLKQSATLLATAPLATPGLSSPTAKPRLRFAVASDGHFGQPDTPFEETHAQMVDWLNREAGERGLDFVFFNGDLIHDDPQMLPRVKTHFDRLQVPYYVSKGNHDQVTDAVWRRQWGYGENHDFALNDIGFVVGKTSNLAGDYLCADTAWLAEALQRHRKRSHVFVFLHIPQRTWAKASIDCPDVMRLLEQTPNLAAVFHGHDHSTDDVKVSAGKSFCFDGHIGGSWGVAYHGYRIVEVQADGSVHSFQFNPAAQPVVNTNRLTH, from the coding sequence ATGCCTTCTTCCCGTCGTTCGTTTCTGAAACAATCGGCTACGCTCCTGGCTACGGCTCCGCTGGCGACACCCGGCCTCTCGTCCCCCACGGCGAAGCCCAGGTTGCGCTTTGCGGTGGCATCGGATGGGCATTTCGGACAACCGGATACGCCCTTCGAAGAGACCCATGCACAGATGGTCGACTGGCTGAATCGGGAAGCCGGCGAGCGGGGACTGGATTTTGTGTTCTTCAACGGTGATCTGATCCACGACGATCCGCAGATGCTTCCGCGCGTCAAAACGCATTTCGACCGGCTGCAGGTACCGTATTACGTCAGCAAGGGCAACCACGATCAGGTGACGGATGCGGTGTGGCGACGGCAGTGGGGCTACGGCGAAAACCACGACTTTGCTCTCAACGACATCGGGTTCGTGGTCGGCAAAACGTCCAACCTCGCGGGAGACTACCTTTGCGCCGATACGGCCTGGCTGGCCGAGGCACTGCAACGCCACCGAAAGCGCAGCCACGTGTTTGTGTTTCTCCACATTCCGCAGCGGACCTGGGCCAAAGCCAGCATCGACTGCCCCGACGTGATGCGCTTGCTGGAGCAAACGCCCAACCTGGCGGCCGTTTTCCACGGGCACGATCATTCGACCGACGACGTGAAGGTGTCGGCGGGGAAATCGTTTTGCTTCGACGGCCACATCGGCGGGAGCTGGGGCGTGGCGTACCACGGGTATCGCATCGTGGAGGTGCAGGCCGACGGCTCGGTGCACAGTTTCCAGTTCAACCCCGCCGCCCAGCCCGTCGTCAATACCAATCGTCTTACGCACTAA
- a CDS encoding DUF1772 domain-containing protein, with translation MNATEKWLLLGNLAWAGYLTGLIWYVQWVHYPIFARAQTDFALFHRAHTSTTGQVVMVPMLAELALALALVIYAGQRIPTGWAWVALGLVLLVWAVTFFISVPLHNQLSHGYDEAAARRLVQTNWLRTIAWTARFGILLYVVSRQL, from the coding sequence ATGAACGCAACGGAAAAATGGCTTTTGCTGGGCAACCTGGCCTGGGCGGGTTACCTGACCGGGCTGATCTGGTACGTGCAATGGGTACATTACCCCATCTTCGCCCGCGCGCAAACCGACTTCGCCCTGTTTCACCGCGCCCACACGTCCACCACCGGGCAGGTCGTGATGGTCCCCATGCTGGCCGAACTGGCGCTGGCCCTTGCGCTGGTGATCTATGCCGGGCAACGCATCCCGACCGGCTGGGCCTGGGTGGCGCTGGGGCTGGTGCTGCTCGTCTGGGCCGTGACGTTTTTCATTTCCGTGCCGCTGCACAACCAACTGTCGCACGGCTACGACGAAGCGGCAGCACGACGATTGGTCCAGACCAACTGGCTCCGCACCATCGCCTGGACCGCCCGCTTTGGCATCCTCCTGTACGTGGTCAGCCGACAGTTGTAG
- a CDS encoding TraB/GumN family protein — MTFLLSLLLHLAPVMPADSTENALLWKISGRDLAAPSYLYGTIHATCARDLHVTDAMQAALHQTEQLALELDMDDPGMVLTMQQHLFMPDDLTLKTLLSPEDYQLVDHFFSDSLGMALNKVQRMKPFMLYSLMFGKLLGCTPESYEVELMMRAKEAKKEVVGLETAEYQLSLFDKMPYDKQAAQLVEDIQDIGRTRKEFADMQRYYQEENLRPVYEMMLETSPGYADFEEVFLIERNHHWVDTMAAMMPQTPTFFAVGALHLVGNDGLIHLLRQAGYTVEPVRTEE; from the coding sequence ATGACGTTCCTGCTTTCCCTCCTGCTCCACCTGGCGCCGGTCATGCCAGCCGACTCTACCGAAAATGCCCTTCTCTGGAAAATCTCCGGCCGGGATCTGGCGGCCCCGTCGTACCTCTACGGCACCATCCACGCGACCTGTGCCCGCGACCTGCACGTGACGGACGCCATGCAAGCGGCCCTGCACCAGACGGAGCAACTGGCCCTGGAACTGGACATGGACGATCCGGGCATGGTGCTGACCATGCAACAGCACTTGTTTATGCCGGACGACCTGACGCTGAAGACGTTGCTCTCGCCCGAGGATTATCAACTCGTCGATCACTTTTTTTCGGATTCGCTGGGCATGGCGCTCAACAAAGTGCAGCGGATGAAACCCTTCATGCTTTATTCGCTGATGTTCGGCAAGCTGCTGGGCTGCACACCTGAGTCGTACGAAGTGGAACTGATGATGCGCGCCAAAGAGGCCAAGAAAGAGGTCGTCGGTCTGGAAACCGCCGAGTACCAACTTTCGCTGTTCGACAAAATGCCGTACGACAAGCAAGCCGCACAACTGGTGGAAGACATTCAGGACATCGGGCGTACGCGGAAAGAGTTCGCCGACATGCAGCGCTATTATCAGGAAGAAAACCTCCGGCCGGTCTACGAGATGATGCTGGAAACCTCGCCGGGCTATGCCGATTTCGAAGAGGTGTTTCTGATTGAACGCAACCACCATTGGGTCGACACGATGGCCGCGATGATGCCGCAAACGCCGACGTTCTTTGCCGTCGGCGCGTTGCACCTCGTCGGCAACGACGGACTGATCCACCTGCTTCGGCAAGCGGGCTACACCGTAGAACCGGTTCGGACGGAGGAGTAA
- a CDS encoding glycoside hydrolase family 2 TIM barrel-domain containing protein: protein MMKAFWISCLLCAGPLWAQETPPDWMNPGMIGQHKQPAHAHFIPYQGTAASRTLKPEESERRLLLNGTWDFKWMANPDAVPERFWEQNGDWVQLPVPSNWQVWGQLNGQDWDVPIYTNIKHPFEADPPRVPRDYNPTGLYRKSFTPPADWQDKRVFLTFEGVQSAFYLWVNGEKVGYSQGSMTPAEWDVTPYLKAGENTLAAEVIRWSDGSYLEDQDFWRLSGIFRDVYLTARPPVYMQDFHVVTDLDDQYQNATLRLQLTLKNGGKRTSRKERIRVTLASLDGRALLVDELAGPKRIEEGEAVTLSYETPVPTPALWTAETPNLYLLSLELLDAKKHIGEATTVRIGFREVEQKGGQILVNGKPVLFKGVNRHELEPETGRVVTEAMMRKDIELMKQHNINAVRTSHYPNATRWYELCDEYGLYVMDEANIESHELWSWKKQYIGDWPEWKEAFVDRGRSMAERDKNHASIIFWSLGNEAGMGQNFYAMADTIRAIDPTRPIHYESLNEYPGLSEFDIISTMYPSTDRMIELMNQDPSRPVILNEYAHAMGNSVGNLQEYWDVIERYPRMQGAFIWDWVDQGLLKKLDDGRTYFAYGGDYGDTPNDKNFNFNGLVGPDRTPEPELLEVKRVYQHVKFRPVDLAAGKIRLKNGYFFTNLSAYDLTWTLTANGNVVQKGRTDAPTLAPGDSVALNLPIEALVPQPGQEYLLRVGLAQKQKTLWSPEGFEVASHQFRLPIETERVEERPLTEMADVRLQKGKESWTVTGEGFTLTFDAQSGMLTSWQAEGQELITQGPRLNLWRAPTDNDDGGGDRSFGTQWRNAGLQHLTPTLDQIVARQVRPQVVQVAVRQRYEATGGATIYEGRYTIYGSGDVLIDHTIVPDSTLPVLPRVGVQWHVPADEELMTWYGRGPQESYADRQQSAYVGLYSGSVRDQVTNYGKPQENGNKSDVRWVAFTDRNGRGLFIAGDSLLNVSAHHYTLETLTNAKHPTDLEDGPDITVHLDLHQAGLGGDDSWNPRTHVPYQLTPRTYRYQTRLVPVSGELTAPQRYRLPPVEPMKTPFEANTRRSR from the coding sequence ATGATGAAAGCTTTCTGGATAAGCTGTTTGCTGTGTGCGGGCCCCCTTTGGGCGCAGGAAACCCCACCGGACTGGATGAATCCAGGGATGATCGGCCAGCACAAGCAACCCGCGCACGCGCATTTTATACCCTACCAGGGAACCGCGGCCAGCCGGACGCTGAAGCCGGAAGAGTCGGAGCGGCGGCTTCTGCTCAACGGCACGTGGGACTTTAAATGGATGGCCAATCCCGACGCCGTGCCGGAACGATTCTGGGAGCAGAACGGCGACTGGGTGCAACTGCCGGTGCCGTCCAACTGGCAGGTGTGGGGGCAACTGAACGGGCAGGACTGGGACGTGCCGATTTACACCAACATCAAACATCCGTTCGAGGCCGATCCGCCCCGCGTGCCGCGCGACTACAACCCGACGGGCCTGTACCGGAAATCGTTTACGCCGCCCGCCGACTGGCAGGACAAACGCGTCTTTCTGACGTTCGAGGGGGTGCAGTCGGCGTTTTACCTGTGGGTCAACGGCGAAAAAGTCGGCTACAGCCAGGGCAGCATGACCCCGGCCGAGTGGGACGTGACGCCCTACCTGAAAGCGGGAGAGAATACGCTGGCTGCGGAGGTGATCCGCTGGTCGGACGGCAGTTACCTGGAAGACCAGGATTTCTGGCGGTTGAGTGGCATCTTCCGTGACGTGTACCTGACGGCCCGCCCGCCGGTTTACATGCAGGATTTCCACGTGGTGACCGACCTGGACGACCAGTACCAGAATGCCACGCTGCGCCTGCAACTGACGCTGAAAAACGGGGGAAAGCGAACGTCGCGCAAAGAACGCATCCGCGTTACGCTGGCTTCGCTCGACGGCCGCGCTCTGTTGGTCGACGAGCTGGCCGGACCGAAACGCATCGAAGAGGGAGAAGCCGTCACGCTTTCGTACGAGACGCCGGTGCCGACGCCTGCCCTCTGGACCGCCGAAACACCGAACCTCTACCTCCTGAGCCTGGAACTGCTCGACGCTAAAAAGCACATCGGCGAAGCGACCACCGTACGCATTGGTTTCCGGGAAGTGGAACAGAAAGGAGGCCAGATTCTGGTCAACGGGAAGCCGGTGCTGTTCAAGGGCGTAAACCGCCACGAGCTGGAACCCGAAACCGGGCGGGTGGTCACCGAAGCGATGATGCGCAAGGACATCGAACTGATGAAGCAGCACAACATCAACGCCGTCCGGACGTCGCACTACCCGAATGCGACGCGCTGGTACGAGTTGTGCGACGAATACGGCCTCTACGTGATGGACGAAGCCAACATCGAGAGCCACGAGCTCTGGTCGTGGAAGAAACAGTACATCGGCGACTGGCCCGAGTGGAAAGAAGCGTTTGTAGACCGAGGGCGGTCGATGGCGGAACGGGACAAAAACCACGCGTCGATCATTTTCTGGTCGCTGGGCAACGAAGCGGGCATGGGGCAGAACTTCTACGCGATGGCCGACACGATCCGCGCCATCGACCCGACGCGCCCCATCCATTACGAAAGCCTCAACGAGTACCCGGGCTTGTCCGAATTCGACATTATTTCCACAATGTATCCCTCGACCGACCGCATGATTGAGTTGATGAACCAGGACCCCAGCCGCCCGGTCATCCTGAACGAATACGCGCACGCGATGGGCAATTCGGTCGGCAATTTGCAGGAGTACTGGGACGTGATCGAGCGGTACCCGCGCATGCAGGGGGCGTTCATCTGGGACTGGGTCGATCAGGGGCTTTTGAAGAAACTGGACGACGGCCGCACCTACTTTGCCTACGGCGGTGATTACGGTGATACGCCGAATGACAAAAACTTCAACTTCAATGGCTTGGTTGGGCCGGACCGTACTCCCGAGCCCGAACTGCTGGAAGTAAAACGTGTGTACCAGCACGTGAAATTCCGGCCGGTTGACCTGGCAGCCGGAAAAATCAGGCTGAAAAACGGCTATTTCTTTACGAACCTGAGTGCCTACGACCTGACCTGGACGCTAACCGCCAACGGCAACGTCGTGCAAAAGGGCCGTACCGATGCGCCCACCCTGGCCCCCGGCGACAGCGTGGCGCTGAACCTGCCCATCGAAGCGCTGGTGCCGCAGCCCGGTCAGGAATACTTGCTGCGTGTGGGGCTGGCCCAGAAACAGAAAACGCTCTGGTCGCCCGAGGGGTTTGAAGTGGCTTCGCACCAGTTCCGTCTGCCGATCGAAACCGAGCGCGTCGAAGAGCGTCCCCTGACGGAGATGGCTGACGTACGCTTGCAAAAAGGGAAGGAGAGCTGGACCGTCACCGGCGAGGGCTTTACCCTGACGTTCGATGCGCAGAGCGGGATGCTTACGTCGTGGCAGGCCGAAGGCCAGGAGTTGATTACGCAGGGCCCCCGGCTGAACCTCTGGCGTGCCCCCACCGACAACGACGATGGTGGCGGCGACCGTAGTTTCGGTACGCAGTGGCGTAACGCAGGGCTGCAACACCTGACGCCGACGCTAGACCAGATCGTCGCCCGGCAGGTGCGGCCGCAGGTTGTGCAGGTGGCGGTACGGCAACGGTACGAAGCGACAGGCGGGGCGACCATCTACGAAGGTCGGTACACGATCTACGGGTCCGGCGATGTGCTGATCGACCATACCATTGTGCCTGATTCGACGCTGCCGGTGCTGCCCCGGGTCGGGGTGCAGTGGCACGTGCCTGCGGACGAAGAATTGATGACGTGGTACGGCCGTGGCCCGCAGGAGTCGTACGCCGACCGCCAGCAAAGCGCCTACGTAGGGCTGTACAGCGGTTCGGTGCGCGATCAGGTAACGAACTACGGCAAGCCGCAGGAAAATGGAAACAAGTCGGATGTGCGCTGGGTGGCCTTTACAGACCGCAACGGGCGCGGCCTCTTCATCGCCGGCGACTCGCTGCTGAACGTCAGTGCGCACCACTATACCCTGGAAACTCTGACCAACGCCAAACACCCGACCGATCTGGAAGACGGACCCGACATCACCGTCCACCTGGATTTGCACCAGGCCGGGCTGGGCGGTGACGACAGCTGGAACCCGCGTACCCATGTCCCATATCAGCTAACGCCCCGCACGTACCGCTACCAAACCCGCCTGGTCCCCGTATCGGGCGAACTGACGGCTCCTCAGCGGTACCGTCTGCCCCCGGTAGAACCCATGAAAACGCCGTTTGAAGCCAACACGCGGCGATCACGCTAG
- a CDS encoding pyridoxal phosphate-dependent decarboxylase family protein, translating into MQDLLSQAYDPEAFRQQGHQLIDQLADYLAQARAGTALPVMPWREPAEQLARWQQESGQPNDATDPLALLQAVVQESIHLHHPRYMGHQVCAPVPLAALAGLVSNLLNNGAAVYEMGSVSTALEKIVVGELARAIGFPLDADGVLTSGGTLANLTALLAARQLKAGFNAWHEGTEPRLALLVSEEAHYCVSRAVKVMGWGEGGIIKVPVNDRFQIRLDALEDCKAQAEAEGRQVIAVVGSACSTSTGAYDDLNGLADFCDRHGLWLHVDGAHGGGVVFSEKYRSRVRGLERADSVAIDFHKMLMTPALVTGLVFRQGKHAYASFAQRAQYLLGDTPEDEWYNLAHRTYECTKLMMSLKVYTLLRTYGPALFAQNVDRLYDLAQTFAQKIQAHPQFQLPVAPQANIVCFRYCPEGEADLNALNRRIRRQLLEEGNFYIVQTQLGSDVYLRTTLMNPFTSETDLDALLTEVERIGTTTQTTRVEA; encoded by the coding sequence ATGCAAGACCTTCTTTCGCAGGCCTACGATCCGGAAGCGTTCCGGCAACAGGGCCACCAACTGATCGATCAACTGGCCGACTACCTCGCGCAGGCGCGGGCGGGGACGGCGCTACCGGTCATGCCCTGGCGCGAGCCCGCCGAGCAACTGGCGCGGTGGCAACAGGAATCCGGGCAGCCCAACGATGCCACCGATCCGCTGGCTTTGCTGCAGGCCGTGGTACAGGAGTCGATTCACCTGCACCATCCGCGCTACATGGGCCATCAGGTGTGCGCACCGGTGCCGCTGGCGGCCCTCGCCGGACTGGTCAGTAACCTTCTTAACAACGGGGCTGCCGTGTACGAAATGGGGAGCGTCTCCACTGCCCTCGAAAAGATTGTGGTAGGCGAACTGGCACGTGCCATCGGATTTCCGCTTGACGCCGACGGGGTGCTGACCTCGGGCGGGACCCTGGCCAACCTGACGGCCCTGCTGGCGGCGCGTCAGCTAAAAGCCGGTTTCAACGCCTGGCACGAGGGGACCGAGCCACGGCTGGCCCTGTTGGTCTCGGAAGAGGCGCATTACTGCGTGTCACGCGCCGTGAAGGTGATGGGCTGGGGCGAAGGCGGAATTATAAAAGTGCCGGTAAACGACCGGTTTCAGATCCGACTCGATGCATTGGAGGACTGTAAAGCGCAGGCAGAAGCCGAGGGCCGACAGGTGATTGCCGTCGTCGGAAGTGCTTGTTCTACGTCGACCGGTGCGTACGACGACCTGAACGGACTGGCCGACTTCTGTGACCGTCATGGGCTCTGGCTTCATGTGGACGGGGCGCATGGCGGCGGGGTGGTTTTCTCCGAGAAGTACCGCTCGCGCGTGCGCGGCCTGGAACGGGCCGACTCCGTCGCGATCGATTTTCACAAAATGCTGATGACGCCGGCGCTGGTGACCGGGCTGGTGTTCCGGCAGGGGAAACATGCGTACGCCTCGTTTGCGCAGCGCGCGCAGTATCTGCTGGGCGACACGCCGGAAGACGAGTGGTACAACCTGGCGCACCGCACCTACGAGTGCACGAAGCTGATGATGAGCCTGAAAGTCTACACCCTGTTGCGGACGTATGGCCCGGCGCTATTCGCCCAGAACGTCGACCGGCTCTACGATCTGGCCCAAACGTTCGCTCAGAAAATTCAGGCGCATCCGCAATTTCAGTTGCCCGTTGCGCCGCAGGCCAACATCGTTTGTTTCCGCTACTGCCCCGAAGGCGAAGCGGACCTCAACGCGCTGAACCGGCGCATCCGGCGGCAGTTGCTGGAAGAAGGGAATTTCTACATTGTGCAGACGCAGTTGGGAAGCGACGTCTACCTCCGTACCACCTTGATGAATCCGTTTACGAGCGAGACCGACTTAGACGCTTTGCTAACGGAGGTGGAGCGCATCGGCACGACAACCCAAACTACGAGGGTAGAGGCATGA
- the recN gene encoding DNA repair protein RecN, which yields MLKHLLIKNYALIHHLDLEPGRALNIITGETGAGKSIMLGALGLLMGNRSDSRLVYDQQKKCVVEGTFDISAYDLRHLFETSELDYDETCIIRREISPSGKSRAFVNDTPATLDVIKALGSYLMDIHSQHDNLMLATNQFQINVVDSYAQNQALRDVYHQIYHAFRETEDRFQRLQAAAAQARKELDYKNFLLEELNAAQLRRGEQEEIESELEVLENAEEIKSRLVLALEYLTNAEGAADQQVQSASQGLDKISHYSKSYVHLRDRLQSCLIELRDIADELGSEETKVEVDPAKTELLQDRLDTLFSLQKKHSVSTTEELIDIAEGLERDVDAILNYDEQIASTQKQLQALQKQLQQAATHLTESRKAVLGSIEKELLQTLRSLGMPNSTVQMKLDPIVPTYSGADQISFLFSANKGIAPQPLKQVASGGEFSRLMLSVKYLLADKTALPTIIFDEIDTGISGEIAIKMGSIMKQMGRNHQVIAITHLPQIAACGQDHYYVYKDSSAERTVSKIRHLTERERVAEIAQMISGEPPTAVSLKNAEELIESS from the coding sequence ATGCTCAAACATCTTCTCATTAAGAATTACGCGCTCATCCATCACCTCGATCTGGAACCCGGGCGCGCGCTGAACATCATTACGGGAGAAACCGGTGCGGGTAAATCGATCATGCTGGGGGCCCTAGGGTTACTGATGGGCAACCGGTCCGATTCGCGCCTGGTCTACGACCAGCAGAAAAAATGCGTGGTGGAAGGCACGTTCGACATCTCCGCGTACGACCTGAGGCACCTGTTCGAAACGTCCGAACTCGACTACGACGAGACGTGCATCATCCGCCGGGAAATTTCGCCGAGTGGCAAATCGCGCGCCTTTGTGAACGATACGCCCGCAACCCTCGACGTCATCAAAGCGCTGGGCTCGTACCTGATGGACATCCACTCGCAACACGACAACCTGATGCTGGCCACCAACCAGTTTCAGATCAACGTGGTGGATTCGTACGCGCAGAACCAGGCGCTACGCGACGTCTATCATCAAATCTACCACGCGTTTCGCGAGACCGAGGATCGGTTTCAGCGACTGCAAGCAGCCGCAGCTCAGGCCCGTAAAGAGCTGGACTACAAGAACTTTCTTCTGGAAGAACTGAACGCAGCCCAACTGCGCCGGGGCGAACAGGAGGAAATCGAGTCCGAACTGGAAGTACTGGAAAACGCAGAGGAGATCAAATCGCGGCTGGTGCTGGCGCTCGAATACCTGACCAACGCCGAAGGTGCCGCCGACCAGCAGGTGCAGAGCGCTTCGCAGGGGTTGGACAAGATCAGCCATTACTCGAAAAGCTACGTGCACCTGCGCGACCGCCTGCAAAGTTGCCTGATTGAGCTACGCGACATTGCCGACGAACTGGGCAGCGAAGAGACGAAGGTGGAGGTCGATCCGGCCAAGACCGAACTGTTGCAGGATCGGCTCGATACGCTCTTCTCACTTCAAAAAAAGCACAGCGTTTCCACAACGGAAGAATTAATCGACATCGCCGAGGGGTTGGAACGGGACGTGGACGCTATTCTGAACTACGACGAACAGATTGCGTCGACGCAAAAGCAACTGCAAGCCCTGCAAAAACAACTGCAACAGGCGGCGACCCACCTCACCGAATCGCGCAAGGCGGTGCTGGGCAGCATCGAAAAGGAACTGTTGCAAACGCTGCGGAGTCTGGGCATGCCCAACAGCACGGTTCAGATGAAACTCGACCCGATTGTGCCTACCTACAGCGGTGCCGACCAGATTTCGTTTCTCTTCTCGGCCAACAAGGGCATTGCCCCGCAACCCCTGAAACAGGTCGCTTCCGGCGGTGAATTTTCGCGGTTGATGCTGAGCGTGAAGTACCTTCTGGCCGACAAAACGGCCTTGCCGACCATCATTTTCGATGAGATCGATACCGGCATTTCGGGCGAGATCGCGATCAAAATGGGCAGCATCATGAAGCAGATGGGGCGGAATCACCAGGTCATCGCCATCACGCACCTGCCGCAAATCGCGGCTTGTGGGCAGGATCACTACTACGTTTACAAAGACAGTTCGGCCGAACGGACGGTCAGCAAAATCCGCCACCTCACCGAACGGGAACGTGTCGCCGAAATTGCGCAGATGATCAGCGGCGAACCTCCGACGGCGGTGTCTCTCAAAAACGCCGAGGAACTGATCGAGAGCAGTTAG
- a CDS encoding DUF4835 family protein: protein MRSLGVTLLSILILAVPAFAQELNCNVVIVDDAVQNVDRSIFPQMQTSIANFMNTRRWTGDSYSVEERINCNLVITLDNERGNLPQGQYNARVQIQSSRPVYGTNYQTLVFNYLDQSWKFEYTQNQPMDFNENSYSSQLTSLLAFYANIILGYDYDTFSKMGGRNFFLKAQQIATNASQSGGTGWKAFDGTNERYWLTENMLNPQVEPFREGLYNYYRLGLDNFQKDADQARAQALDMLTKIQTVRKQKPICLVANLFFDTKRDELISMFTKGAPQEKQQAYNLLAELDPTKTDQYEELVKN from the coding sequence ATGCGTAGTTTAGGTGTCACGCTACTGAGCATTCTCATTTTGGCCGTTCCAGCTTTCGCGCAGGAACTCAACTGCAACGTCGTGATTGTGGACGACGCTGTGCAGAACGTGGATCGCTCCATTTTTCCGCAAATGCAGACTTCCATCGCCAACTTCATGAACACGCGCCGCTGGACCGGCGACTCGTATTCGGTGGAAGAGCGCATCAACTGCAACCTGGTCATCACGCTCGACAACGAACGGGGCAATCTGCCGCAGGGGCAATACAACGCCCGCGTGCAAATCCAGTCGTCGCGTCCGGTTTACGGGACAAACTACCAGACGCTGGTGTTCAACTACCTGGACCAGAGCTGGAAGTTCGAGTACACGCAGAACCAGCCGATGGATTTCAACGAAAACTCGTATTCCAGCCAGTTGACTTCACTGCTGGCGTTTTATGCCAACATCATCCTCGGCTACGATTACGACACCTTCTCGAAAATGGGCGGCCGGAATTTTTTCCTGAAAGCACAACAGATTGCGACCAACGCCTCGCAGTCGGGCGGGACGGGCTGGAAAGCGTTCGACGGCACGAACGAACGCTACTGGCTGACCGAAAACATGCTCAACCCGCAGGTAGAACCGTTCCGCGAAGGCCTCTACAACTACTACCGCCTGGGGCTGGACAACTTCCAGAAAGACGCCGACCAGGCCCGTGCGCAGGCACTCGACATGCTGACCAAAATTCAGACCGTGCGGAAACAAAAGCCGATTTGCCTCGTGGCCAACCTGTTTTTCGATACCAAGCGCGACGAACTCATTTCCATGTTCACCAAGGGAGCGCCGCAGGAAAAGCAGCAGGCGTATAACCTGCTGGCCGAACTCGATCCCACAAAAACCGACCAGTACGAGGAGTTGGTGAAGAACTGA
- the coaBC gene encoding bifunctional phosphopantothenoylcysteine decarboxylase/phosphopantothenate--cysteine ligase CoaBC produces the protein MLQHKKIILGVCGSIAAYKAALLTRLLIKSEADVQVIMTPAASDFITPLTLATLSKRPALSKFVRDAQGSWNNHVELGLWADALVIAPLSAHTLAKMAHGQCDTLLLATYLSARCPVFVAPAMDLDMYAHPTTVENLARLRSFGNRVLDAEQGELASGLHGTGRMAEPEHIVAALEAFFAPTRKRLAGKKALVTAGPTFEAIDPVRFIGNHSTGKMGYALAEALRDEGADVTLLSGPTHLPDPAGIQTRRVQTAQEMFDAAQAPFAEADLAVFAAAVADYTPREVATQKIKKTDDDLFIPLKRTPDIAQELGKRKRPGQLTVGFALETHDEEHHALGKLTRKNLDWIVLNSLNDPGAGFGHDTNKVTLHGRNGEVRQFALKSKVEVARDLVDTMVASLRTLPQHKELSANE, from the coding sequence GTGCTTCAGCACAAAAAAATAATTCTGGGCGTTTGTGGTAGCATCGCCGCCTACAAAGCTGCGTTGCTAACGCGCCTGTTGATTAAATCGGAAGCGGACGTGCAGGTCATTATGACCCCGGCCGCTTCCGATTTTATTACCCCCCTGACGCTGGCGACCCTGTCGAAGCGCCCGGCCCTTTCGAAGTTTGTGCGCGATGCGCAGGGCAGCTGGAACAACCACGTGGAACTGGGCCTTTGGGCCGACGCCCTGGTGATTGCGCCGCTGAGCGCACACACCCTCGCCAAAATGGCGCACGGCCAGTGCGATACGCTGCTGCTGGCCACCTACCTCTCGGCCCGCTGTCCGGTATTTGTCGCTCCGGCGATGGACCTGGACATGTACGCCCACCCCACCACCGTCGAAAACCTGGCGCGGCTGCGTTCGTTCGGCAACCGGGTGCTCGATGCCGAACAGGGCGAACTCGCCAGCGGCCTGCACGGCACCGGACGCATGGCCGAACCCGAGCACATTGTGGCGGCCCTGGAAGCGTTTTTTGCGCCGACACGCAAGCGGCTGGCGGGAAAAAAAGCCCTCGTAACGGCCGGCCCTACGTTCGAAGCGATTGATCCGGTGCGGTTCATCGGCAACCACTCGACCGGCAAAATGGGCTACGCCCTGGCCGAAGCGCTCCGCGACGAAGGAGCCGACGTAACGCTCCTCAGCGGCCCGACGCATCTGCCCGATCCGGCCGGCATCCAGACGCGCCGTGTACAAACGGCTCAGGAGATGTTCGACGCCGCGCAAGCCCCCTTTGCCGAGGCCGATCTGGCGGTGTTTGCGGCAGCCGTGGCCGATTACACTCCCCGCGAAGTGGCGACGCAGAAAATCAAGAAGACAGACGACGATTTGTTCATTCCGCTGAAACGGACGCCCGACATTGCGCAGGAACTCGGCAAACGCAAACGGCCGGGACAACTGACGGTAGGCTTTGCGCTCGAAACACACGACGAAGAGCACCATGCGCTTGGCAAGCTCACCAGGAAAAACCTCGACTGGATTGTGTTGAACTCGCTGAACGATCCGGGCGCGGGGTTCGGGCACGATACCAACAAAGTAACGCTGCACGGACGCAACGGCGAGGTGCGCCAGTTTGCCCTGAAATCGAAAGTCGAGGTGGCCCGCGACCTGGTCGACACAATGGTAGCCTCCCTTCGGACGTTACCCCAACACAAGGAACTCAGCGCCAACGAATAA